CAGGAACTGGGAGTAATGGCGCGACTGGTGCAAATTGCCGCCATGGAACCACAGCGCCTCCTGCTGCGTCGGCTTCCACATGTTGCGCAGCTCGCCTTCCCAGGGGCCTGGGTCCTTCGTGGTGTTGGAGCCGAGGCCCCAGCATTTGCCGACCTTGTCGGCGACCTCCCGTGAGATCAAATCGGCCGCCCAGCCATTCATCGAACCGTAGCCGGTGGCGTAGACGATGAGATCGGCCGGCAGTTCCGATCCATCGCTGAGCAGGACCGAATGCTCCTTGATCTCCTTCACGTCGACACCGCTTTTCAGCTTGATCGACCCGTCGATGATCAGGTCGGAGGCGCCGACATCGATGTAATAGCCCGAGCCGCGTCGCAGATATTTCATGAAAAGGCCGGAGCCGTCGTCGCCCCAGTCGAGCATGAAGCCGGCCTTCTCCAGGCCTTTGTAGAAGTTGGCGTCGCGCTTCTTCATCTCGGCATAGGCCGGAATCTGGAATTCGTGCAGGATCTTGTAGGGCAGGGAGGCGAAGACGAGGTCGGCCTTGGCTGTGGTCATGCCGCTCGCAACCGCCTTTTCCGAATAGAGTGAGCCCAGGCCGATCTCCATCAGCGTGTCCGACTTGACGATGTGCGTGGTCGAGCGCTGCACCATGGTGACGTCGGCGCCGGCCTCCCAAAGGGCTGCTGCAATGTCGTGGGCGGAGTTGTTCGAGCCGATGACGACAGCTTGTCTGCCGACATAGGCATCGGGTCCCGGATGCTTCGAGGAGTGATGCTGGTCGCCCTTGAATGTGTCCATGCCCTTGAAGTTCGGCATGTTGGCCTTGCCGGATTGCCCCGTGGCCAGCACCAATTGTTTCGGCTTCAGCGTGATGTCCTTGCCGTCGCGGCGCACCACCACCGTCCATTCCTTCTTGCTGTCGTCATAGACAGCGCTCATGGCCTCGGTCGACGACCAGTAGTTCAGCTCCATTACCTTGGCGTACATTTCCAGCCAGTCGCCGATCTTGTCCTTGGGCGCGAAGACCGGCCAGTTCCTGGGAAAGTCGATATAGGGCAGATGGTCGTACCAGACCGGATCGTGCAGGCAGAGCGATTTGTAGCGCTTGCGCCAGCTGTCGCCGGCCCGTTCGTTCTTCTCGACGATGATGGTCGGCACGCCGAGCTGCCGCAGCCGCGCGCCGAGCGCGATGCCGCCCTGGCCGCCGCCAATGATGAGCGTATAGGGCTGCGTCTTGAAGCCGAGCTCGGCGGCCTCCTTCTCGCGCTCCTCCTTCCAGGTCGGGCGGTTCTTGCCATGGCCGTGCTTGGCGCCGAGCGGGCGGTCGAAACCGGCCGGCTCCTCATGGCCCTTCAGCTCGACCATGGTGGTGAGCAACGTCCAGATCTTGCCGTCCTTCAGCCGGATGTGGCCGAAGCCGCGCGCCACAGACGTTTCGAAACTGATCCAGCCGTCGAGCAGGCCATCGTTTTCAGTGGCGTCCTCGCCCCTGGCGATCGCCCAGTTCGATGGGTTGGTTTTGGCCAGCTGGCTCACCAGCATGTCGCGCACCTGGTCACGGCCTTCCATGGTCTTGATGTTCCAGGTGAAGCTGACGAGATCGCGCCAAAAACAATCCTCCTGAAAGCAGGCGACCGCCTTGTCGATGTCACCGGCGGCGAGTGCCGCGCCGAAGCGATCGAGCAGGTCGGAAAGCTTCTTGTTGGGGGCCTTGTCGAGCATTGAATTTCCTCCGCGATTTTTCTTGGCCGCCTGTAGCGAGCGGAACCCTGCCGAAGCTTGACGTCCGGCCTGGCGCAGTATCGCGACAAATTATGCGCCGCGTCACGTCGTCCAATAGTTTGCCGCGTATTCAGGGGCTTATCGGGAAATCGGGACGCCGAAGACCGTTGCGAACCAGCGGCGGACCGCTTCTTCGGCCGGGCTCAGATGCGCGCCCGAAGGTGCGGTCAGATAGTGGCCGGCACCGCTCGACAGCGTAAAGCCGGACAGGGTAACGAGAGATCCTTCGCGCAGTGCCGCGTCGGCCAACGGTCGCGATCCCAGCACCATGCCGGCGCCGTGCTTCGCCGCCTCCAACGCGGTAACGAAACTGTCGAATTTGTGCGTGGGCCCGAGCGCCGGCTTCATCCGGGCGACGGCGAACCACTCGCCCCACATTTCCCGCGCGCCGACCACTGTAAGTCTCGGCAATCCTGTCCAATCCTTGGCCTTGGCGACATTTGGCGACGCCATCGGCGTTAAGGTTTCGCGGGTGAGGCGGTCGGCCTGCCGTCCGGCAAAGGAGCCGGAGCCAATGCCGAATCGGATGTCGAGACCCACAAAGCGCTCGCCGTAATCGGCCGGTGTGTGGATGGTCTCGATCTGCAGCTGGACGAAGGGCAGGTCCTTGGCCATTTGCGGCAGCTTCGGCGCGATCATCAGCACGGCAAACGAGATCGGCGAGCGTATCGTCACGCTCTGGACGGTCTTGGGTTCGAACAACTCGCGCGTGCTGTTGGCGATCACGGCAAAGGCCGATTGCAGATGCGGCAGGTAGGCGGCACCCTCCGGCGTCAATTCGACGCCGCGCGCCAGGCGGATGAACAGCGGCTGCTTCAACCGCTCTTCGAGAGAACGGATGTGCTGGCTGACCGCAGCCTGGGTCAGGCCAAGCTCGGCCGCGGCGGCGGTGAAATTCGACAGCCGCGCGGCGGCCTCGAAACTCCGCAGCCAGTCGAGCGGCGGCAAGGGCAGGGTTGTTTGAGGCATAAACCGTTTATGGCCTTTGGCCGCAAAATGATAATTTGAGTTATGCCTTCGACATCATCACGATGCAACCGGAAACCCTGCGGAGTTGGCTGCGGGGCGCAGCGGACAGGAACGGATCTCCATGCTTACCCAGGCGCTGATCGGCGACGAAGGAAGAACGATCGACCTCGGTTGGAAGGACGGCGCGCGCACTCGCTTTCACGCCATGTGGTTGCGCGACAATGCGCTCGACGACAAGACGCGCAGCGCCGGCAACGGCCAGCGGCTGATCACCATTCTCGACATTCCGGCGCAAACGCGGATCGGCGCAGCCGCGATCAAGGGCGATGCGCTTGAAGTCAGTTTCGAACCGGAGGGAAAGACGGTGCGCTTTCCTGCGGCATGGCTGAGCGCCAATGCCTATGACCGCGATGCCGCCCGACAGCCCGGCTGGACAGGCGAGGGCACCGTGCGATGGACCAGGGCCTCTATGCAGAATTCGGTGCCGCGCGCCGGCTATGTCGCGGCCAGCCGCGACCGCGCCGTCTTGCGGCAATGGCTGTCGGCGGTGAAGACCTACGGCTTCGCGGTGATGGACGATCTGCCGGCCGAATCCGGGGCGCTGTGCAAAGTGTCCGATCTGTTCGGCTATATCAGGGAGACCAATTACGGCCGCTGGTTCGAGGTGCGCGCCGAGGTCAATCCAACCAATCTGGCCTACACCAATCTTGGCCTGCAGGCGCATACCGACAACCCCTATCGTGATCCGGTGCCGACCTTGCAGATCCTGTCGTGTATCGAAAACACGGTCGAGGGCGGCGAATCCAGCGTCGTCGATGGTTTTGCCGTGGCGGCCGCGCTGCAGGCCGAAAACCCCGAAGGCTTCCGGCTGTTGAGTTCATACCCGGCGCGCTTCGAATATGCCGGCTCGTCGGGCGTGCGATTGCAGGCCAAGCGGCCGATGATCGAGCTCGGGCCGGATGGCGAACTCATCGCCATCCGCTTCAACAACCGCTCGCTGGCGCCGACCGTCGATGTGCCGTTCGCGGAGATGGAGGCCTACTACGCCGCCTATCGCCGGTTTGCCGAACTGATCGAGGATCCGTCCTTCGAAGTGACCTTCAAGCTCGAGGCGGGCCAGGCCTTCATCGTCGACAACACCCGCGTCATGCATGCCCGCAAGCAGTTCTCCGGCGCCGGCAAGCGCTGGCTGCAGGGCTGCTACGCCGACAAGGATGGCCTTTTGTCGACGCTGTCGGCGATCGAACACGAATTCAAGGAAGCAGCGGAATGAGCAGCCAGGATTTGAACGCGAGCAACATCGTCGAATTCATCGCCGATATTTTCGAACGCCGAGGGGCTGAATCCTATCTCGGCGAACCCGTCACCATGTCGGAGCACATGTTGCAGGGCGCCTGGTTCGCCGAAAAGGACGGCGCGCCCGATGTGCTGGTGGCGGCAGCACTGCTGCACGATATCGGCCACTACACCAGCGAGTTCGGCACCTATTCGCCCGACGATGTCGAGGACAAGCATCATGACGAAGCCGGCGGCGAGGTGCTGGCGCCGTTCTTTCCACCGGTGATCGTCGAATGCGTCAGGCTGCATGTCGCGGCCAAGCGCTACCTCTGCGCTACCGACCCCACCTATTTCGGCAGGCTGTCGCAGGCCTCGGTCCACACGCTGTCGCTGCAAGGCGGGCCGATGAATGCCGAAGAGGTGGCCGAGTTCCGCAAGAACCCGTTCCACGAGGAAGCGGTGCGGGTTCGCATCTGGGACGAGGCCGGCAAGATCGCCAACATGAAGACCCGGGCATTTCGCGACTACATGCCGCTGCTGCAGCGGGTTGTCCGCGACTTCGCCAATCGCGCCTGATCGCAATCCGGGGAAGGAACGGCATATGCACCGTTTCGACGGCAAACATGCGCTAACCGTATGCCGCCGCAGACTTGCCGCGAGCGTCTGCGTGCGCAGGCGCTCGCGCCTCGCTGCCGATCCCTACCGGTGACGAGCCTTGTCACCGCGGATTTTATTGCGACATCCGTCGGCGCGGCCCAAGATCAGTAGGTCAGACTTCGGTGTATATTTGACTCAGACGAAGGTCTGAGAATCGAGCTGCAAGCACGAAAGGAGAGTTTCCTCAGCGTTTGTGAGCCGCAATTTTGGGCTGTTCATTCTTGAATACCGTGACACATCATGATGTGATGGTGGCATGAATGGAGAAAGGCAGCCCCTGTTTTCATCCGTGCGTCGCCGGGCGTACTTTAGCTTGCGCGTATTCGCGGCGGTTGCGGTGACGATGCCGGTGCTTGGTCTGCGGTTGAGCCATGTCGACGGTTACAAGATCGAATTCGCCGCTGCCAGCGCCAAGAGCGGAAACAATGGCAATGGTAACGGTGGTGGCAACGGTAGTGGTAACGGTAATGGCTCAGGCGGCAACGCCGGCAATGGCAACGCCAACGGAAAGGGAAAAAATGGTGCCGGCGACAACGCCGCCGGTAGCCAAGCTCCCAGTAGCCAAGTCAATGCCGCTGGCGACACGGTGACGGTACAGGGCGCCAAAATCCAGGTCGTGCATCGCGATGGATTCAGCGAAAGCATCGAGGCCGGCCGCTTCACTATGAAGGATCCGCTTGGAAGGACAATTGTCGAACGCGCCGTAAGGGCCTCCGACATTGCTCGTCTGAAAGGGCTGTAACTGTTGGTTCGCCAACCAGCATCCGACCTTCAGACAAGCCCCGATCTCCCTATACAAGACCCGTTTTGGGCGCGTGCATAAGAATGGCTGCTTCGGTGCGGTTTCGCACCTTTAGCTTTTGAAATATCCGAGTCATGTGGTGTTTTACCGTTTTCTCCTGCAGGTTGAGACGTTTGGCGACTTCTTTATTGCTCAGTCCTTCGCCTACCAAGGAGATTATCCCAAGCTCGCGTCCCGAGAGATTGGCAACGAGATCGGTTGTGCGCTTTTCCGGCCGGATCAGTTCATTCAAAAGCTGCGCTGACAGGGTCGGCGAAACATATTTTTTTCCTGCGGCTATATAAGTCAGCACCTCGGCCAGCGATGCCGCCCCAATCCCTTTCAGCACATATCCGCGTACGCCCAGCCTGAGCGCCGTTGCCAAATCGGCGTTCGCCTCCGAGACGGTGAGCATGACGATCTTGCAGTCAGGCTGAGTTGCAAGAATATTTTCCGCTGCCGCCAGACCCCCTCCCGGCAAACTGATGTCTAGCAGCAATATGTCGGGATTTGCCAAGGCCGCAAGCTGTTCGGCATCCGTCGCGGTTTCGCCCGCACCAACGACTTCGAAGCCGCCGATTTCGGCGAGGCTGCGAGCCACACCCTCGCGAAACAGCGGATGATCATCAACAATGGCAATCCTTATGGGAGCGGTCATTTCTGGTCCTCGATGTTGAGCGTTATGGTCAGCCGGGTCCCCCTGGGGCTCGAAAAGGTCTCGAAGTGACCTCCGATACTTTCGATACGTTCCCTCATACCGGCGAGTCCAAGTCCTTCACACGATCCCGACTGGAATCCAGGGCCGTGATCAAGCACTTGAATGAGGAGCTTGCCCTGCGTCACTCTCGCCTTGACAGCCTGCCCCTTGCCCAGACCGTGTCGCCAGGCATTGTTCAGCCCCTCCTGCGCGAAGCGAAAGATGCTTATTTTCTCGGACGTCCCCAGGTCGGGCAGGCGAGATGGCAGTGAAAGCGATACGGAGGAGGCCGTCCGGCGTTCATGTTCGGCAACCGCAAGCCGCAATATCTCCGCGACTGTCGAAGCTTCGATCTGTGGCAGCACGAGGCCGGTGCAGATGGCGCGGATCTCCCGCATCGCCTCGTCCAACGTATGATGGATATCGGCGATCTCGGTCTTCCGGTGGCTTGGGGATGCGGCGGGATCGAGCAGCAGAGGGCTGTCCATGCGCAGCGCAGCCAGTGCGACCAGCTGAGCTGGACCGTCATGCAAATCAGACCCGATGCGACGCAAGTAACGCTCGTTGATTGCCGTTGCGCGGCGCGACGCCTGCTGGACGCGCTCCCGCAAAGCGGAATTCTGCTCCAAAAGCAACTGAAGTTCGGCCACTTGTGTCTCAAGCGCTGAACGCTGCGTTTCGATAGTGCTGCTGCCGCGAAGCACGATTCCCGAGAGCATCGCCAAGGCGACCGCGGTCGCGCCAGCCACGAGCAGCCAGCTCGACCATAGTGCCGAGTTTAAAGTGCCCTGAAGATCGTCGGCTATCTCGTAGAACTCGGAAACGGCCACAACATCGCCCGACCACGGCTCTCGAACCGGATTGTAGATCTCGAGCAGCGAGGCGGTGGGGCTCTTCCGTTCCTTCCTTTCATTTTCGTCCAGATCATTGAATTGCGCCACCACGTTTCCACCGAACGCATGCAGCAAGTTCGCATTTGGCTCGAAGGTCTGGCCGATAAGAGCCGCGTCTTTGGCGTACAGCACCTTGCCATCACGCCGCCAAAGCACGAACGACGCCAGTTTTTTGCCGAGAGCACCCTGGTCCAGGGTTTCATCGAGCGCCCGTTTAACGGTGTCGCTGAGCTGCTGGCTTTTGCGCATATCCGGCAGGATTGGCGCGATGACACTGTCGACGTAAAGCGCGGTCGTGCTTGCAGAGTTGCGGATCACTCCATCTCGTATTTGCGAGGTGACCCATAGGCCGACGACCAGCATCAGCGACAGCAGCCCAATGCTTCCGACTATGATGAACTGCCAAGCCAACGATAGCCTGTTCCAGTTTTGATAGAGACTATCAATGTAGCGCACGTCTCAACCGACCCCGCGACTTTGGCCGCGCCAAAATGCCTAAGCCATCCTACATCTAGAACGGTCGATGGTGCGAGCAAGCGCTAGGTTGAATTGCCGGGGAAACCGCAATTTCAGGGCATGATCCCACCGCCACCCGCGGGGAACGGCGGTGGGATCAGCGTTACTGTATGATCTTGACGATCTTCCGCGTGCCGGGGTCGACCAGCACGGTTCGCCCGTCGACCACAACGTAGCGATACTTGACGCTCGGCACTTCATGCAGTTCCACCGTGTCGGGAATGGCGGTCCCCACGTTCAATTCGACACCTGGAATCTTCACCGACGCAAGGGGCTGCTTTTTCACGTATTCGCGCACAACCGTTTCCTGCTCCGGCGCGATGATGACGTCTTGAGCGGCAACTACGCCCGCGCTCGCGAGCAGCAAGAATCCGGCAATTGCGGTCGACTGGTACATGGTCGTCATGATTCTCTCCTTCATCAACGCTCATGCATCTTGCGCGAGCTCGATTCCGATACGGTGGTTGTTGGTGAGGTTGATGCACACCGCAAGCCGAACGGGCTTTTCGCGGCTGCGTTCCCGCGTGGGGCTTCGGTCCGGGTGTCATCGGGCCAATGGACTATAGGGAGAGGGACCAAAGTCTGGTGCCAGGCTGTAGAGGTCCTAGAGCCTCCTCAGGGCGGAACACAGGGTTCTCGGCATCGTTGAGATCAGCACTTGTGGGAGGCGTTAATGGACAACAGCGTCCATCAGGCACGATGGTTGCTCTTGCCTGTTTTCGGGGTAGCCATCCTGGTCATGACGACGGGAGTACTTCTAAGCTTGTGAGGCTGGTGTCATCGCTATGGGATCACAAGCTCAGAAAAAAGCAAAAATCTTGCGTTGCATTAATTTTTTTATGCAATTTGTAGCTGATTGTTGGCAAAACTACTGCCTACATTTATTGGTCTTCTTAGAAGCCCGATTTTATTCGCAAAATGCGGAACAAAGTATTTTTGACAGAGTTGGCTAGGCTGAGGGACCGACTCTTTAAGGAGAAAGCAGATGAAACATGTGTTGATCACGAGCATGATTGCGCTTGGCGTCGGGTGCGGCGCCGCGATCGCCCAGACCCAGGCTGTGCAGCCGAGCGGCGGCGACAACTGCGCCGCTGGCGCGGCCGATTGCCAGAAGGGCGGCAAGGCCGGCGAACAGGCGCAAGGCAAGATGAAGTCACAGACCGATCAGAATGCACAGGGCCAGGCTGGCGCCACGACCGATCAGCAGGCTCAGGGCAAAGCCAAGCTCAAGACGGATGAACAGGCACAGGGCAAGGCCGGGACCAGTACCGAGCAGAATGCTCAGGGTCAGGCCGGCGCCACGACCGATCAGCAGGCTCAGGGCAAGGCCAAGCTCAAGACGGATGAACAGGCCCAGGGCAAGGCCGGGACCAGCACCGAGCAGAATGCTCAGGGCCAGACCGGCACCAGCACCGAGAAGCAGGCTCAGGGCAAGGCCAAGCTCAAGACGGATGAACAGGCCCAAGGCAAGGCCGGGACCAGCACCGAGCAGAACGCTCAGGGCCAGACCGGCACCAGCACCGAGAAGCAGGCTCAGGGCAAAGCCGGGACCAGCACCGAGCAGAACGCTCAGGGCCAGACCGGCACCAGCACGGACCAGCAGGCCCAGGGCAAGGCCGGGACCACCACCGAGCAGAACGCTCAGGGCAACACAAACGTCCAGACCGACCAGGGCAATACGGCCTCGATCAACAACGTGACAGTCGAGCAGAAGACGCAGGTCACGCAGATCATCCACGAGACCAGGGTTGAGCCGGTGAAGAACGTCGACTTCGACATTTCGGTCGGCATCGAGGTGCCGCGGCACAAAGTGCGCCTGCACCGTCTGCCGGCGCGCATTGTCAAGATCGTCCCGGCTTACGAATCCTATGAGTACTTCGTGCTGGCCGACGGGCGCATCGTCATCGTCGACCCGGATACGTACAAGATCGTGCTGATCCTGACGTGACACGGCAGTGGCTCTTGTTCCCGGCGCGGTGCGATTGAGGGGTATCGTATGCGCCGCGGTGGCCCGCCGACCAGAGGCGGCGGGCCACTTGCTTTGTCTTTCGCATCGCGCGTTTTTCCCGTTGACACCTTGCCTTTCACCCTCGTAGTGTCCGCCACGATGAAAAAGGCACTCATTCTCGTAGGAAAGCGCGTGGGCAAGGCGGTGTAACCGCCGGGCGAAAACCTCCCATGCGCAACACACAGGCTCCCATCGGGGGCCTTTTTTATTGCCCGAAACACGACTAAACGACCAGCAATCGCCTCATGGCTAGAAGTACGGGACCAGACCGATGAGCAACGGACAGAACGAACGGCGCGAAATGCCAAACAGGGAAATGACTGGCGCCGAAATGGTGGTGCAGGCGCTGAAGGACAATGGCGTCAAGCATGTCTTCGGCTATCCCGGCGGCGCGGTGCTTCCGATCTATGACGAAATCTTCCAGCAGGACGAGGTCGAGCACATCCTCGTCCGCCACGAGCAAGGCGCAGGGCATGCGGCCGAAGGCTATGCCCGCTCGACCGGCAAGGCCGGCGTCATGCTGGTGACCTCCGGCCCGGGCGCCACCAATGCGGTGACGCCGCTGCAGGATGCGCTGATGGATTCGATCCCGCTGGTCTGCCTGACCGGGCAGGTGCCGACTTCGCTGATCGGCTCCGACGCGTTCCAGGAGTGCGACACGGTCGGCATCACGCGCCCCTGCACCAAGCACAACTGGCTGGTGAAGGACGTCAACGAATTGGCCGCCACCATCCATGAGGCCTTCCATGTCGCGACGACCGGCCGCCCCGGCCCGGTGGTGGTCGACATTCCGAAGGATGTGCAGTTCGCCAAAGGCATCTATGTGCCGCCGCAGGCGGCGCCGCGCACCAGCTACCAGCCGAAGGTCCAGGGCGACCTGGAAAAGATCAAGGCCGCCGTCGAACTGATGGCCAGCGCCAAGAAGCCGATCATCTATTCGGGCGGCGGCGTCATCAACTCCGGTCCGGAGGCCAGCCATCTTCTGCGCGAACTGGTCGACCTCACCGGCTTCCCGATCACCTCGACGCTGATGGGCCTCGGCGCGTATCCGGCATCGGGCAAGAACTGGATGGGCATGCTGGGCATGCACGGCACTTATGAAGCCAATATGGCGATGCATGATTGCGACGTGATGATCTGCATCGGCGCGCGCTTCGACGACCGCATCACCGGACGGCTGACCGCCTTCTCGCCCAACTCGAAGAAGATCCACATCGACATCGATCCATCGTCGATCAACAAGAACGTGCACACGGAAGTGCCCATCATCGGCGATGTCGGCCGGGTGCTGGAGGACATGGTGCGGCTGTGGCGGGCGAGCGCCAAGGCCGACAAGAAGGCGCTCCATCCCTGGTGGGAGCAGATCGCCAAATGGCGCGCGCGTGACTCGCTCGCGTTCAAGATGAACCACGATGTGATCATGCCGCAATATGCCATCCAGCGGCTCTACGAACTGACCAAGGACATGGACACCTACATCACCACCGAGGTCGGCCAGCACCAGATGTGGGCGGCGCAGCACTATCATTTCGAGAAGCCGAACCGCTGGATGACGTCGGGCGGGTTGGGCACGATGGGCTACGGTCTGCCGGCTGCGCTCGGCGTGCAGATCGCGCACCCGGATGCGCTGGTCATCGACATCGCAGGCGATGCCTCGGTGCAGATGACGATGCAGGAGATGAGCGCGGCGGTGCAGCACAATGCGCCGATCAAGATCTTCATCCTCAACAACCAGTATATGGGCATGGTGCGCCAGTGGCAGCAGCTGCTGCACGGCAACCGTCTGTCGCATTCCTACACCGAAGCGATGCCCGACTTCGTCAAGCTGGCCGACGCATATGGCGGCCATGGCATTCGCTGCGAGAAGCCGGACGAGCTGGACGATGCGATCAAGGAGATGATCGCGGTGAAGAAGCCGGTGCTGTTCGATTGCCGGGTGGCGACGCTCGCCAACTGCTTCCCGATGATCCCGTCGGGCAAGGCGCATAATGAAATGCTCCTGC
This region of Mesorhizobium sp. C432A genomic DNA includes:
- a CDS encoding sensor histidine kinase, with protein sequence MRYIDSLYQNWNRLSLAWQFIIVGSIGLLSLMLVVGLWVTSQIRDGVIRNSASTTALYVDSVIAPILPDMRKSQQLSDTVKRALDETLDQGALGKKLASFVLWRRDGKVLYAKDAALIGQTFEPNANLLHAFGGNVVAQFNDLDENERKERKSPTASLLEIYNPVREPWSGDVVAVSEFYEIADDLQGTLNSALWSSWLLVAGATAVALAMLSGIVLRGSSTIETQRSALETQVAELQLLLEQNSALRERVQQASRRATAINERYLRRIGSDLHDGPAQLVALAALRMDSPLLLDPAASPSHRKTEIADIHHTLDEAMREIRAICTGLVLPQIEASTVAEILRLAVAEHERRTASSVSLSLPSRLPDLGTSEKISIFRFAQEGLNNAWRHGLGKGQAVKARVTQGKLLIQVLDHGPGFQSGSCEGLGLAGMRERIESIGGHFETFSSPRGTRLTITLNIEDQK
- a CDS encoding HD domain-containing protein, coding for MSSQDLNASNIVEFIADIFERRGAESYLGEPVTMSEHMLQGAWFAEKDGAPDVLVAAALLHDIGHYTSEFGTYSPDDVEDKHHDEAGGEVLAPFFPPVIVECVRLHVAAKRYLCATDPTYFGRLSQASVHTLSLQGGPMNAEEVAEFRKNPFHEEAVRVRIWDEAGKIANMKTRAFRDYMPLLQRVVRDFANRA
- a CDS encoding response regulator transcription factor translates to MTAPIRIAIVDDHPLFREGVARSLAEIGGFEVVGAGETATDAEQLAALANPDILLLDISLPGGGLAAAENILATQPDCKIVMLTVSEANADLATALRLGVRGYVLKGIGAASLAEVLTYIAAGKKYVSPTLSAQLLNELIRPEKRTTDLVANLSGRELGIISLVGEGLSNKEVAKRLNLQEKTVKHHMTRIFQKLKVRNRTEAAILMHAPKTGLV
- a CDS encoding LysR family transcriptional regulator, encoding MPQTTLPLPPLDWLRSFEAAARLSNFTAAAAELGLTQAAVSQHIRSLEERLKQPLFIRLARGVELTPEGAAYLPHLQSAFAVIANSTRELFEPKTVQSVTIRSPISFAVLMIAPKLPQMAKDLPFVQLQIETIHTPADYGERFVGLDIRFGIGSGSFAGRQADRLTRETLTPMASPNVAKAKDWTGLPRLTVVGAREMWGEWFAVARMKPALGPTHKFDSFVTALEAAKHGAGMVLGSRPLADAALREGSLVTLSGFTLSSGAGHYLTAPSGAHLSPAEEAVRRWFATVFGVPISR
- a CDS encoding DUF1236 domain-containing protein — translated: MYQSTAIAGFLLLASAGVVAAQDVIIAPEQETVVREYVKKQPLASVKIPGVELNVGTAIPDTVELHEVPSVKYRYVVVDGRTVLVDPGTRKIVKIIQ
- a CDS encoding acetolactate synthase 3 large subunit; the encoded protein is MSNGQNERREMPNREMTGAEMVVQALKDNGVKHVFGYPGGAVLPIYDEIFQQDEVEHILVRHEQGAGHAAEGYARSTGKAGVMLVTSGPGATNAVTPLQDALMDSIPLVCLTGQVPTSLIGSDAFQECDTVGITRPCTKHNWLVKDVNELAATIHEAFHVATTGRPGPVVVDIPKDVQFAKGIYVPPQAAPRTSYQPKVQGDLEKIKAAVELMASAKKPIIYSGGGVINSGPEASHLLRELVDLTGFPITSTLMGLGAYPASGKNWMGMLGMHGTYEANMAMHDCDVMICIGARFDDRITGRLTAFSPNSKKIHIDIDPSSINKNVHTEVPIIGDVGRVLEDMVRLWRASAKADKKALHPWWEQIAKWRARDSLAFKMNHDVIMPQYAIQRLYELTKDMDTYITTEVGQHQMWAAQHYHFEKPNRWMTSGGLGTMGYGLPAALGVQIAHPDALVIDIAGDASVQMTMQEMSAAVQHNAPIKIFILNNQYMGMVRQWQQLLHGNRLSHSYTEAMPDFVKLADAYGGHGIRCEKPDELDDAIKEMIAVKKPVLFDCRVATLANCFPMIPSGKAHNEMLLPDEATDEAVANAIDAKGRELV
- a CDS encoding DUF1236 domain-containing protein, with amino-acid sequence MKHVLITSMIALGVGCGAAIAQTQAVQPSGGDNCAAGAADCQKGGKAGEQAQGKMKSQTDQNAQGQAGATTDQQAQGKAKLKTDEQAQGKAGTSTEQNAQGQAGATTDQQAQGKAKLKTDEQAQGKAGTSTEQNAQGQTGTSTEKQAQGKAKLKTDEQAQGKAGTSTEQNAQGQTGTSTEKQAQGKAGTSTEQNAQGQTGTSTDQQAQGKAGTTTEQNAQGNTNVQTDQGNTASINNVTVEQKTQVTQIIHETRVEPVKNVDFDISVGIEVPRHKVRLHRLPARIVKIVPAYESYEYFVLADGRIVIVDPDTYKIVLILT
- a CDS encoding NAD(P)/FAD-dependent oxidoreductase — translated: MLDKAPNKKLSDLLDRFGAALAAGDIDKAVACFQEDCFWRDLVSFTWNIKTMEGRDQVRDMLVSQLAKTNPSNWAIARGEDATENDGLLDGWISFETSVARGFGHIRLKDGKIWTLLTTMVELKGHEEPAGFDRPLGAKHGHGKNRPTWKEEREKEAAELGFKTQPYTLIIGGGQGGIALGARLRQLGVPTIIVEKNERAGDSWRKRYKSLCLHDPVWYDHLPYIDFPRNWPVFAPKDKIGDWLEMYAKVMELNYWSSTEAMSAVYDDSKKEWTVVVRRDGKDITLKPKQLVLATGQSGKANMPNFKGMDTFKGDQHHSSKHPGPDAYVGRQAVVIGSNNSAHDIAAALWEAGADVTMVQRSTTHIVKSDTLMEIGLGSLYSEKAVASGMTTAKADLVFASLPYKILHEFQIPAYAEMKKRDANFYKGLEKAGFMLDWGDDGSGLFMKYLRRGSGYYIDVGASDLIIDGSIKLKSGVDVKEIKEHSVLLSDGSELPADLIVYATGYGSMNGWAADLISREVADKVGKCWGLGSNTTKDPGPWEGELRNMWKPTQQEALWFHGGNLHQSRHYSQFLALQLKARMEGIATPVYALQEVHHKA
- a CDS encoding gamma-butyrobetaine dioxygenase, with product MLTQALIGDEGRTIDLGWKDGARTRFHAMWLRDNALDDKTRSAGNGQRLITILDIPAQTRIGAAAIKGDALEVSFEPEGKTVRFPAAWLSANAYDRDAARQPGWTGEGTVRWTRASMQNSVPRAGYVAASRDRAVLRQWLSAVKTYGFAVMDDLPAESGALCKVSDLFGYIRETNYGRWFEVRAEVNPTNLAYTNLGLQAHTDNPYRDPVPTLQILSCIENTVEGGESSVVDGFAVAAALQAENPEGFRLLSSYPARFEYAGSSGVRLQAKRPMIELGPDGELIAIRFNNRSLAPTVDVPFAEMEAYYAAYRRFAELIEDPSFEVTFKLEAGQAFIVDNTRVMHARKQFSGAGKRWLQGCYADKDGLLSTLSAIEHEFKEAAE